In one window of Rhizobium oryzihabitans DNA:
- a CDS encoding L,D-transpeptidase: MTALLLKNGRRAASLAGLAALPLLSGCLFVTDTSRMNPDVFVQETAPVFNFNSVSSNRQPELPPQPGQLSTRPPDLFRTRFHQEYGPPVRGQGLSAPQVQGMNTPRAAGQSAPLAPDRMATYGLPVSNPLHRVMYGPIRDDDRSLPAIPYGRIDPRYLRQEVSYQTAEAPGTIIVDTKQHFLYLVQSGGKAIRYGVGLGRDGYAWSGRGKIQWKAKWPRWTPPDEMVKRQPELTSISAANGGMTPGLNNPLGARALYIFKDGKDTLYRVHGTPDWQSVGKATSSGCVRMLNQDVIDLYERVPQGAQIVVI; the protein is encoded by the coding sequence ATGACAGCACTCCTATTGAAAAACGGCCGCCGGGCGGCCTCTCTGGCGGGCCTTGCGGCTCTGCCCCTGTTGAGCGGCTGCCTTTTCGTGACGGATACGAGCCGGATGAACCCTGACGTCTTCGTGCAGGAAACCGCGCCCGTCTTCAATTTCAATTCCGTAAGCTCCAATCGCCAGCCGGAGCTGCCGCCGCAGCCGGGTCAGCTTTCCACGCGCCCGCCGGACCTGTTCAGAACCCGCTTCCATCAGGAATATGGCCCGCCGGTGCGCGGCCAGGGCCTCAGCGCACCGCAGGTTCAGGGCATGAATACGCCGCGGGCCGCGGGCCAGAGCGCGCCGCTCGCACCCGACCGGATGGCGACCTATGGCCTGCCCGTCTCCAACCCGCTGCACCGCGTGATGTATGGGCCGATCCGCGATGATGACCGTTCCTTGCCGGCCATTCCCTATGGCCGCATCGATCCGCGCTATTTGAGGCAAGAGGTGAGTTACCAGACGGCGGAAGCGCCGGGCACCATCATCGTCGATACGAAACAGCATTTCCTTTATCTGGTGCAATCGGGCGGCAAGGCCATCCGTTACGGTGTCGGCCTTGGACGTGACGGTTACGCCTGGTCGGGTCGCGGCAAGATCCAGTGGAAGGCGAAGTGGCCGCGCTGGACACCGCCCGACGAAATGGTGAAGCGCCAGCCGGAACTCACTTCCATTTCCGCCGCCAATGGCGGCATGACGCCGGGTCTCAACAATCCGCTTGGCGCCCGTGCGCTTTATATTTTCAAGGACGGCAAGGACACGCTTTACCGCGTGCACGGCACGCCCGACTGGCAGTCCGTCGGCAAGGCGACCTCGTCCGGCTGCGTGCGCATGCTCAATCAGGATGTGATCGACCTCTATGAGCGCGTGCCGCAGGGCGCGCAGATTGTGGTTATCTGA
- a CDS encoding heavy metal translocating P-type ATPase — protein MNISTRDNLNSNSEELTFTVGGMDCGSCAAKIETALSRLPGVADVKVSVARERLNLSLAENKTPVEKIEDTLRKLGFKPALLPQEKAPQAKVEAEHHDHSSCGGHHHADTETKADGSNALIFSVGGMDCGSCAAKIETALSRLPGVADVKVSVARERLNLSLAESKTPVEKIEDTLRKLGFKPALLPQEKAAREKVEGNHDHDHGSCSGHDHKHDHSGHDHSGHDHAGHDHSDHDHANCGGHDHDHAGHSHDKAQTVTAAAPSAEVGHAHGADEKGAWWRTAKARNTFTGTILVAVAYAAELSFPAWGGYAFIVATLVTLFPIARNAFNAARFGAIFTIEMLMTIAAIGAIFIGEAEEAAIVVLLFSIGELLEGFAAARARSGIKALGSLLPKTALVEENGALRQVAADQVRIGQVVVARPGDRIAADGVVMEGESSVDESPMTGESIPVAKEKGARVFAGSINHDGSLRIRVDRAPEDNTIARIITLVEEAQDARAPTERFIQNFSRYYMPLIVAISVLTIIVPPLAGLGDWDTWIYRGLALLLIGCPCALVISVPAAIASSLSAAARHGMLVKGGAVIEMLARTETVAFDKTGTLTLGEPVVTDVVALDGNEVGLIAEAATIEHESSHPLARAIVNHAEKAGVKPLPGSNIKAISGRGMQGTVGGKDLFIGAPRFATEVGTLSKELADRISALESEGKTVAVVMAGGTASGLFAMRDEPRKDAAEGVKALKDMGISSLMLSGDNARTARAIGNKLGLEARGELLPQNKVEEIRKLAAQKTVVMVGDGINDAPALAAASVGVAIGSGTDVAMEAADAALMRNNVGDAARLIGLSRATMANIRQNVTIALGLKAVFLVTTVTGLSGLWLAVFADTGATVLVTANAMRLLGYFKKSA, from the coding sequence ATGAATATTTCGACACGCGACAATTTGAACAGCAACTCCGAGGAATTGACCTTTACGGTCGGCGGCATGGATTGCGGCAGCTGTGCTGCGAAGATCGAAACCGCGCTCTCGCGCCTGCCCGGCGTGGCCGATGTCAAGGTTTCCGTTGCGCGGGAAAGGCTGAACCTGTCGCTCGCCGAGAATAAAACCCCGGTCGAAAAGATCGAAGATACGCTGCGCAAGCTCGGCTTCAAACCCGCTTTGCTGCCGCAGGAAAAGGCCCCGCAGGCAAAAGTCGAGGCCGAGCATCACGACCATTCATCGTGCGGTGGCCACCACCATGCCGACACGGAGACGAAGGCTGACGGCAGCAATGCCCTGATCTTTTCTGTGGGCGGCATGGATTGCGGCAGCTGCGCGGCGAAGATCGAGACCGCGCTTTCGCGCCTGCCCGGCGTTGCCGACGTCAAGGTATCCGTCGCACGCGAAAGGCTGAACCTGTCGCTTGCCGAAAGCAAAACCCCGGTCGAAAAAATCGAGGACACGCTGCGCAAGCTCGGCTTCAAGCCCGCTTTGCTGCCGCAGGAAAAGGCTGCCCGCGAAAAGGTGGAGGGTAATCACGACCACGATCACGGTTCGTGCAGCGGCCATGATCACAAGCATGACCATTCGGGGCATGACCACTCAGGCCACGATCACGCCGGCCATGATCACTCGGATCACGACCATGCAAATTGCGGCGGCCACGACCATGATCACGCCGGTCATTCCCATGACAAGGCGCAGACGGTGACGGCAGCAGCCCCGAGCGCTGAAGTCGGCCATGCCCACGGCGCGGATGAAAAAGGCGCCTGGTGGCGCACCGCAAAGGCCCGCAACACTTTCACCGGCACCATTCTGGTCGCGGTCGCCTATGCGGCGGAGCTGAGCTTTCCGGCCTGGGGCGGTTACGCCTTCATCGTCGCGACGCTGGTGACGCTGTTCCCCATTGCACGCAATGCCTTCAACGCGGCGCGTTTCGGCGCGATCTTCACCATCGAGATGCTGATGACGATTGCCGCCATCGGCGCGATCTTCATCGGCGAGGCGGAAGAGGCGGCCATCGTCGTGCTCCTGTTCTCCATCGGTGAATTGCTGGAAGGCTTTGCGGCCGCTCGCGCCCGTTCGGGCATCAAGGCCCTTGGCTCGCTGCTGCCGAAAACGGCACTGGTGGAGGAAAACGGCGCGCTGCGTCAGGTCGCCGCCGATCAGGTGCGCATCGGCCAGGTGGTCGTGGCACGTCCGGGCGACCGTATCGCCGCCGATGGCGTGGTGATGGAAGGTGAGTCGAGCGTCGACGAATCGCCGATGACCGGCGAGAGCATTCCGGTCGCCAAGGAAAAAGGCGCGCGCGTCTTTGCCGGCTCGATCAACCATGACGGTTCGCTGCGCATCCGCGTCGACCGCGCACCGGAAGACAACACGATCGCCCGCATCATCACCCTTGTCGAGGAAGCGCAGGATGCGCGCGCGCCGACCGAGCGCTTTATCCAGAACTTCTCACGTTATTACATGCCGCTGATCGTGGCGATCTCCGTGCTCACCATCATCGTGCCGCCGCTTGCCGGCCTTGGTGACTGGGACACCTGGATTTATCGCGGTCTCGCCTTGCTTCTGATCGGTTGCCCCTGCGCGCTCGTCATTTCCGTTCCCGCGGCCATCGCCTCCAGCCTTTCGGCTGCGGCACGCCACGGCATGCTGGTGAAGGGTGGCGCGGTTATCGAGATGCTGGCGCGTACCGAAACCGTTGCCTTCGACAAGACGGGCACGCTGACGCTTGGCGAACCTGTGGTGACCGACGTGGTGGCGCTTGATGGCAACGAGGTCGGGTTGATCGCCGAGGCGGCAACCATCGAGCATGAATCGAGCCATCCGCTGGCGCGGGCCATCGTCAACCATGCCGAAAAGGCCGGTGTGAAGCCCCTGCCCGGTTCCAACATCAAGGCGATTTCCGGTCGCGGCATGCAGGGCACTGTCGGCGGAAAGGACCTGTTCATCGGCGCGCCGCGCTTTGCAACCGAAGTCGGCACCCTCTCGAAGGAACTGGCCGATCGCATTTCCGCACTGGAAAGCGAAGGCAAGACCGTGGCTGTCGTGATGGCCGGCGGAACCGCAAGCGGCCTCTTCGCCATGCGCGACGAACCGCGCAAGGATGCGGCTGAAGGTGTCAAGGCGCTGAAGGACATGGGCATTTCCTCGCTGATGCTGTCGGGTGACAATGCCCGCACGGCGCGTGCCATCGGCAACAAGCTGGGCCTTGAAGCGCGCGGCGAACTCCTGCCGCAGAACAAGGTCGAGGAAATCCGCAAGCTGGCCGCCCAAAAGACCGTGGTGATGGTGGGTGACGGCATCAACGATGCGCCGGCACTTGCCGCCGCCAGCGTCGGTGTCGCCATCGGCTCGGGCACGGATGTGGCGATGGAAGCGGCGGATGCGGCGCTGATGCGCAACAATGTCGGCGATGCGGCCCGCCTTATCGGTCTTTCGCGTGCCACGATGGCGAATATCCGCCAGAATGTGACGATCGCACTTGGCCTGAAGGCGGTGTTTCTGGTGACGACCGTTACCGGCCTTTCCGGCCTGTGGCTTGCGGTCTTTGCCGATACCGGCGCGACGGTTCTCGTTACCGCCAATGCCATGCGGCTGCTCGGCTATTTCAAGAAGAGCGCCTGA
- a CDS encoding alpha/beta hydrolase family protein — MAEKRFLSSPFGQEESGVICPSLTRRGLLVGAIGASVAALLPPGASAAGFSAPEVLPLERQDYAEARRRFHTHLLRKMPAPEKSSALGTPPGAERVTYPGGPDGSIELVAWLSHYQPSGTPKPAVLFLHGGNATGDGHWALMKPYWEAGFVVLLPSFRGENGQNGNYSGFYDETADALAAAAYLENLPGIDKKRFFIAGHSNGGTLTLLAAMSRKFRAAAPMSAGVNSWRYFNRYSDEICFDETDEREFIMRSSVCFGPSLKCPALLLRGDEERPFDADHQLFVDRALSSGFKVDKKLLPGTHNGVVPGAVTESIRFFNQFT, encoded by the coding sequence ATGGCAGAAAAACGCTTTCTTTCCTCACCTTTCGGACAGGAAGAGAGCGGCGTGATCTGCCCGAGCCTGACACGGCGCGGCCTGCTTGTCGGCGCGATTGGCGCCTCGGTGGCAGCGCTCTTGCCGCCGGGTGCAAGCGCGGCGGGTTTTTCCGCCCCCGAAGTCCTGCCGCTCGAAAGACAGGACTATGCGGAGGCCCGCAGACGTTTCCACACCCATCTGCTGCGCAAGATGCCCGCACCGGAAAAATCCTCAGCCCTCGGCACGCCACCCGGTGCCGAACGGGTTACCTATCCGGGCGGGCCTGACGGCTCCATCGAGCTTGTCGCCTGGCTCTCCCACTACCAGCCATCCGGGACGCCGAAACCAGCCGTCCTGTTTCTCCACGGCGGCAATGCCACGGGTGACGGCCATTGGGCGCTGATGAAGCCCTATTGGGAAGCCGGTTTCGTCGTGCTTCTCCCGTCCTTCCGGGGTGAGAACGGCCAGAACGGCAATTATTCCGGTTTTTATGATGAAACGGCGGATGCGCTGGCGGCTGCGGCCTATCTGGAAAACCTGCCCGGCATCGACAAAAAGCGGTTCTTCATCGCCGGCCATTCCAATGGCGGCACGCTGACGCTGCTGGCGGCCATGAGCCGCAAATTTCGTGCCGCCGCGCCCATGTCCGCGGGCGTCAATTCATGGCGTTATTTCAACCGCTATTCGGACGAGATCTGTTTCGATGAAACCGACGAGCGCGAATTCATCATGCGCTCCTCGGTCTGTTTCGGCCCGAGCCTCAAATGTCCGGCGCTGCTGCTGCGTGGTGACGAAGAGCGGCCATTTGATGCCGATCACCAGCTGTTTGTCGATCGTGCTTTGTCTTCCGGTTTCAAGGTCGACAAAAAACTGCTGCCCGGAACCCACAATGGCGTGGTCCCGGGCGCGGTGACGGAAAGCATCCGCTTTTTCAATCAATTCACATAA
- a CDS encoding cisplatin damage response ATP-dependent DNA ligase: MKAFATLLDRLVLTPSRNGKLKLLTDYFRDTPDPDRGYGLAAIAGTLDLKSVKPAMLRELVLERMDEVLFRYSYDYVGDLAETISLVWGNIGGADDSEAQDPRLGEVVTLMNSLGRTEVRGAVRDLLDRLDTSSRFAFLKLATGSLRIGVSARLARQALADFAGKDITEIETLWHGLTPPYTPLFAWLEGKSERPVLATPAIFHSVMLATPVADGDLDALDPADYAAEWKWDGIRVQLSRAGATRKLYSRSGDDISGAFPDVLDAIDFEGVMDGELLIGGTARSNNLTRTFSDLQQRLNRKTVTAKMLDDYPAFIRAYDLLFEGESDIRAQTYLERRGRLSDIIEHAPHDRFDLSPLIGFSSWQELDTLRAAPPDPVIEGVMIKRRDSAYQAGRAKGPWFKWKRDPYNIDAVMMYAQRGHGKRSSYYSDFTFGVWAEGEDGEQLVPVGKAYFGFTDAELEVLDKFVRDNTVERFGPVRAVRATPDFGFVLEVAFEGINRSTRHKSGVAMRFPRIARLRADKLPAEADRLSTLVAMIDGVEG, translated from the coding sequence ATGAAAGCCTTCGCCACGCTGCTCGACCGCCTCGTTCTCACCCCCTCGCGCAACGGCAAGCTGAAGCTGCTGACCGATTATTTCCGCGATACGCCTGATCCCGACCGGGGTTACGGACTGGCGGCGATTGCCGGCACGCTGGACCTTAAAAGCGTCAAGCCTGCCATGCTGCGCGAGCTGGTGCTGGAGCGCATGGACGAGGTGCTGTTCCGCTATTCCTACGATTATGTCGGCGATCTGGCCGAGACCATATCGCTGGTCTGGGGCAATATCGGCGGTGCTGATGATTCCGAGGCGCAGGATCCGCGTCTCGGCGAAGTCGTCACATTGATGAATTCGCTCGGCCGTACCGAGGTGCGCGGCGCCGTGCGCGATCTGCTCGACCGGCTCGATACATCCTCGCGTTTCGCTTTCCTCAAACTCGCCACCGGCAGCCTGCGCATCGGCGTTTCGGCGCGGCTGGCGCGTCAGGCGCTGGCGGATTTTGCCGGTAAGGACATCACCGAGATCGAGACCCTCTGGCACGGGCTGACGCCGCCCTATACGCCGCTTTTCGCCTGGCTGGAGGGCAAGTCCGAGCGGCCGGTGCTGGCGACGCCTGCCATCTTCCATTCGGTGATGCTGGCGACACCGGTTGCAGACGGCGATCTCGATGCGCTGGACCCGGCCGACTACGCCGCCGAATGGAAATGGGACGGCATTCGCGTGCAATTGTCCCGCGCCGGCGCCACGCGAAAACTCTATTCCCGTTCCGGCGACGATATTTCCGGCGCCTTTCCCGATGTTCTTGACGCGATTGACTTCGAAGGGGTGATGGATGGTGAGTTGCTGATTGGCGGCACAGCGCGGTCCAACAATCTCACCCGCACCTTCTCCGACCTGCAGCAGCGGCTGAACCGCAAGACGGTGACAGCGAAGATGCTGGATGATTATCCAGCCTTCATCCGCGCCTATGACCTGCTGTTCGAGGGCGAGAGCGACATCCGCGCGCAGACCTATCTGGAGCGCCGCGGCAGGCTGTCGGATATTATCGAGCACGCACCGCATGACCGTTTCGACCTTTCGCCGCTGATCGGCTTTTCCAGCTGGCAGGAACTCGACACGCTGCGCGCCGCCCCGCCCGATCCGGTGATCGAGGGCGTGATGATCAAGCGCCGCGACAGCGCCTATCAGGCCGGCCGTGCCAAGGGGCCGTGGTTCAAGTGGAAACGCGATCCCTACAATATCGACGCCGTCATGATGTATGCGCAGCGCGGCCACGGCAAAAGGTCGAGTTATTATTCCGATTTCACCTTCGGCGTCTGGGCGGAAGGTGAGGACGGCGAACAGCTCGTGCCCGTCGGGAAGGCCTATTTCGGCTTCACCGATGCGGAGCTGGAGGTGTTGGACAAGTTCGTGCGTGACAATACGGTCGAGCGTTTCGGCCCGGTGCGGGCGGTGCGCGCCACGCCGGATTTCGGTTTCGTGCTGGAGGTGGCCTTTGAGGGCATCAACCGTTCCACCCGCCACAAATCCGGCGTCGCCATGCGCTTCCCGCGCATCGCAAGGCTCAGGGCCGACAAGCTGCCGGCGGAGGCGGATCGCCTGTCCACGCTGGTGGCGATGATCGATGGTGTGGAGGGGTAG
- a CDS encoding ligase-associated DNA damage response exonuclease, giving the protein MNMKPEQLLNSTPKGLYCPPGDFYIDPVRPVARALITHGHSDHARAGHGSVLATRQTLDIMRIRYGEDFCGSEQAVAFGETVEVNGVTVGFHPAGHVLGSAQISVEMNGIRILASGDYKRGIDPTCTPFETVPCDVFITEATFGLPVFHHPLPRVEIGKLLTSIRQFPERTHLVGAYSLGKAQRVIRLLRDNGYADPIYIHGALARLCDYYVSQGIDLGDLRPATVEKSNPAAFKGAIVVGPPSAFQERWARRFNEPLIAFASGWMMVRQRAKQGGVELPLVISDHCDWPELLETIQEIGPQAVWVTHGREEALVRWCELQGIAAKPLHLVGYEDEGD; this is encoded by the coding sequence ATGAATATGAAGCCGGAACAGCTCCTGAACTCCACGCCCAAGGGCCTTTATTGTCCGCCGGGCGATTTTTATATCGACCCCGTGCGCCCGGTGGCGCGCGCGTTGATAACCCACGGCCATTCCGATCATGCCCGCGCCGGCCACGGGTCCGTGCTGGCCACCCGCCAGACGCTTGATATCATGCGCATCCGTTATGGCGAGGATTTCTGCGGCAGCGAACAGGCGGTCGCGTTCGGCGAGACGGTGGAGGTGAACGGCGTGACCGTCGGTTTCCATCCCGCTGGCCATGTGCTGGGTTCGGCGCAGATTTCCGTGGAAATGAACGGCATTCGCATCCTCGCCTCCGGCGATTACAAGCGCGGTATCGACCCCACCTGTACGCCCTTCGAAACGGTGCCGTGCGACGTGTTCATTACCGAGGCTACCTTCGGGTTGCCGGTGTTTCACCATCCGCTGCCGCGGGTGGAAATCGGCAAACTGCTGACCTCCATCAGGCAGTTTCCCGAGCGCACCCACCTGGTCGGGGCCTATTCGCTCGGCAAGGCGCAGCGCGTCATCAGGCTCTTGCGCGATAATGGTTACGCCGACCCCATTTATATCCACGGCGCGCTGGCGCGGCTTTGCGATTATTACGTTTCGCAGGGCATCGATCTCGGTGATCTCAGGCCCGCAACAGTGGAAAAAAGCAATCCCGCCGCTTTCAAGGGCGCCATCGTCGTCGGCCCGCCCTCGGCCTTTCAGGAACGCTGGGCGCGACGTTTCAACGAGCCGCTGATCGCCTTCGCATCCGGCTGGATGATGGTGCGGCAACGGGCAAAACAGGGCGGCGTGGAGCTGCCGCTAGTGATATCAGACCATTGTGACTGGCCGGAACTGCTCGAAACCATCCAGGAAATTGGCCCGCAAGCCGTGTGGGTCACCCATGGGCGCGAAGAGGCGCTGGTGCGCTGGTGCGAATTGCAGGGCATTGCCGCCAAGCCGCTGCATCTTGTCGGTTACGAGGATGAGGGGGATTGA
- a CDS encoding type II toxin-antitoxin system RelE/ParE family toxin, translating to MMNSFERSAEFDEWLKALKDRTGKVRILHRLTAAKHGNFGDCEPVGGGVSEMRIHYGPGYRVYFTRIGKKVYFLLIGGDKSSQKRDIKLAIDMAQTIGKK from the coding sequence ATGATGAACAGTTTCGAGAGATCGGCGGAGTTCGACGAATGGCTGAAGGCTTTAAAGGATCGCACTGGAAAGGTGCGGATTCTTCACCGTCTTACCGCTGCCAAGCATGGAAATTTCGGCGATTGCGAGCCGGTAGGTGGCGGCGTTTCCGAAATGCGCATCCACTACGGTCCGGGGTATAGGGTCTATTTCACCCGCATTGGCAAAAAAGTTTATTTCCTTCTGATCGGCGGGGACAAGTCGTCCCAGAAGCGGGACATAAAGCTTGCGATCGACATGGCGCAAACAATTGGAAAGAAATGA
- a CDS encoding addiction module antidote protein, with the protein MTMTEFSKFDVSDYLDSDETMIEYLAVAMEDENPDVFIAALGAVARARGMSHIADVSGLGRESLYKALKPGSKLRYETVQKVMHALGFRLAVEKSLNAA; encoded by the coding sequence ATGACCATGACGGAATTCAGCAAATTTGATGTGTCAGACTACCTCGACAGCGATGAAACCATGATCGAATATCTGGCCGTCGCGATGGAAGATGAAAACCCGGATGTCTTCATTGCCGCCCTTGGCGCAGTCGCCAGGGCTCGCGGAATGTCACACATTGCGGATGTTTCCGGTCTCGGTCGGGAAAGCCTCTACAAGGCTCTAAAGCCGGGCTCGAAGCTTCGCTACGAAACAGTGCAGAAAGTCATGCATGCGCTGGGCTTCCGTCTGGCCGTCGAAAAATCGTTGAATGCCGCGTAA
- a CDS encoding MDR family MFS transporter: MDMSTAPVAPLVSDHRRRLIVFLFLMLAMFMATLDNQIVSTALPTIVGEFGALERFGWIGSAYLLATSAVMPVYGKLGDLFGRKYVMIAAVIIFTLGSLACGLAWSMDSLIAARVLQGLGGGGIMVSIFSVNADLFEPRERARYQSYSSLTIMASGSVGPILGGTMSDLFGWRSIFLINLPLGLIVITGLIFLLPYRRPARQPKIDYLGAVLLAATIASVVFWADSSELFGSLIAGPSLGIIAFAVIAAFLWVQVERRAPEPVVPLRLFKDSTFPLLMIVSLTSGGIGIGMVNYYALFLQTTTGLSPSHAGLFFIAVTGGIVMGSLSAGRLISITGVYKPFSVAGLTINLLAMLCFTQVHAGTPLVLIGALMLVQGFAVGLGQQAPIIGVQNSAPKADIGAASGAVTLTRMGGAAIAISVYGAIVTSSLKGVAVTIPGVGRIEELTPKMLSELPAASQTAVAALYSDAFTPLFFAAAATAAIGLAAALMLKPVRLPSATPAAKPAESAGE; this comes from the coding sequence ATGGATATGTCTACCGCCCCCGTGGCGCCGCTTGTGTCGGATCACCGGCGCAGGCTCATCGTCTTTCTGTTTCTGATGCTGGCCATGTTCATGGCGACACTCGACAACCAGATCGTATCGACAGCACTTCCCACCATCGTCGGCGAATTCGGCGCGCTGGAGCGTTTCGGCTGGATCGGCTCGGCCTATCTTCTGGCCACCAGTGCGGTCATGCCTGTTTATGGCAAGCTGGGCGATCTGTTCGGACGAAAATACGTGATGATTGCGGCGGTCATCATCTTCACGCTCGGTTCGCTCGCCTGCGGGCTGGCCTGGTCGATGGATAGCCTGATCGCGGCCCGCGTGCTTCAGGGCCTCGGCGGCGGCGGCATCATGGTGTCGATCTTCTCCGTCAATGCGGATCTGTTCGAACCGCGCGAAAGAGCTCGCTACCAGAGCTATTCCAGCCTCACCATCATGGCCTCCGGCAGCGTCGGGCCTATCCTCGGCGGCACGATGAGCGATCTGTTCGGCTGGCGGTCGATCTTCCTCATCAACCTGCCGCTCGGGCTGATCGTCATCACCGGCCTGATTTTCCTGCTGCCTTACCGCCGCCCCGCGCGCCAGCCGAAGATCGATTATCTCGGCGCCGTGCTGCTGGCAGCGACGATTGCCAGCGTCGTCTTCTGGGCCGACAGCAGTGAATTGTTCGGCTCGCTCATTGCCGGTCCAAGCCTCGGCATCATCGCCTTCGCCGTCATCGCCGCCTTCCTCTGGGTGCAGGTGGAGCGCCGCGCGCCGGAACCCGTGGTGCCGCTCAGGCTCTTCAAGGACAGCACCTTCCCGCTGTTGATGATCGTTTCGCTGACCAGCGGCGGCATCGGAATCGGCATGGTGAATTATTATGCCCTGTTCCTGCAGACCACCACCGGGCTTTCCCCCTCCCATGCCGGGCTGTTCTTCATCGCGGTCACCGGCGGCATCGTCATGGGCTCGCTATCGGCCGGGCGGCTGATCTCGATCACCGGCGTCTACAAGCCGTTTTCGGTGGCAGGTCTGACGATCAACCTTCTCGCCATGCTCTGCTTTACGCAGGTGCATGCCGGCACGCCGCTGGTGCTGATCGGCGCGCTGATGCTGGTGCAGGGTTTCGCCGTCGGTCTTGGCCAGCAGGCGCCGATCATCGGCGTACAGAATTCCGCGCCAAAGGCGGATATCGGTGCCGCAAGCGGCGCGGTGACCCTGACCCGCATGGGTGGTGCTGCCATCGCCATCTCGGTCTATGGCGCAATTGTCACCTCCAGCCTCAAGGGCGTTGCCGTCACCATTCCGGGTGTCGGCAGGATCGAGGAGTTGACGCCGAAGATGCTGTCCGAACTGCCCGCGGCATCCCAGACAGCGGTTGCAGCCCTTTATTCGGATGCCTTTACCCCGCTGTTCTTCGCAGCCGCCGCAACCGCCGCCATCGGGCTTGCCGCAGCACTGATGCTGAAACCGGTGCGGCTACCCTCGGCGACACCGGCGGCGAAGCCGGCGGAGAGTGCCGGGGAGTAG
- a CDS encoding MarR family winged helix-turn-helix transcriptional regulator: MATEEDWNEDLPDDIRRIGNTMTRMRIMIGRRIIGRMALAKLAPGLELSHIDVLDILRRADGDVTVGAIAEGMRIDPSRGSRVVADMVGRGLLKRGVSQEDARRSIVEITPLGTSLLQEMRRTKMSVIKDVMDGWADEDVETFARLFERFIDRFEYRLSPDTDFLTDQKKS, from the coding sequence GTGGCGACTGAGGAAGACTGGAACGAGGATCTGCCTGATGACATCAGGCGTATCGGTAATACGATGACGCGCATGCGCATCATGATCGGACGCCGCATCATCGGCCGCATGGCGCTGGCCAAGCTCGCTCCCGGTCTCGAACTCTCCCATATCGACGTCCTCGACATCCTGCGCCGCGCGGACGGCGATGTTACCGTTGGCGCCATTGCCGAGGGCATGCGCATCGACCCCTCGCGCGGCAGCCGCGTGGTGGCGGATATGGTCGGGCGCGGCCTGTTGAAACGCGGCGTCTCGCAGGAGGATGCCCGTCGCAGTATCGTCGAGATCACACCGCTCGGCACCAGCCTGCTGCAGGAAATGCGCAGGACCAAGATGAGCGTTATCAAGGATGTGATGGATGGATGGGCGGACGAGGATGTCGAGACATTCGCACGTCTGTTCGAACGCTTCATCGACCGTTTCGAGTATCGTCTCTCGCCGGATACGGACTTCCTGACGGATCAGAAAAAATCATAG
- a CDS encoding glutathione S-transferase family protein — protein MLTIYGVYRSRATRTLWLAGELGIEFKHVPVIQARRLADPLATDAPLNTLSPEFLAINPMGTIPCIEDDGMVLYESMAINLYLARKYGGSLAPVDLKEDAAMLQWSFFAATEVEANSLKISSAVAEGLSEGDAGRAVIDVAARLLKRPFRVLEQHLSNHDYLVGDRFTVADLNAAEIVRYAQGHQPLFDAHPAVKSWLGRCQARTAFKTMWDSRAAEAA, from the coding sequence ATGTTGACGATTTACGGTGTCTACCGTTCCCGCGCCACGCGCACGCTCTGGCTTGCGGGGGAACTGGGCATAGAATTCAAGCATGTGCCGGTGATACAGGCCCGCCGCCTTGCCGATCCGCTGGCGACCGACGCCCCGCTCAACACGCTGTCTCCCGAGTTTCTCGCCATCAACCCGATGGGCACCATTCCCTGCATCGAGGATGACGGCATGGTGCTTTATGAATCCATGGCCATCAATCTCTATCTCGCCCGCAAATATGGTGGATCGCTCGCCCCGGTCGATCTGAAGGAAGATGCGGCGATGCTGCAATGGTCCTTTTTCGCCGCAACCGAAGTCGAAGCCAATTCGCTGAAGATTTCTTCGGCCGTGGCCGAAGGGCTCTCGGAAGGCGATGCCGGCAGGGCGGTCATCGATGTCGCCGCGCGCCTCTTGAAGCGCCCTTTCCGGGTGCTGGAACAGCATCTTTCCAATCATGATTATCTGGTGGGTGACCGTTTCACCGTCGCCGATCTCAATGCGGCGGAAATAGTCCGTTATGCGCAGGGTCACCAGCCGCTGTTCGACGCCCATCCGGCGGTAAAAAGCTGGCTGGGCCGCTGCCAGGCCCGCACGGCCTTCAAGACGATGTGGGACAGCCGGGCCGCCGAGGCGGCTTGA